The Sorghum bicolor cultivar BTx623 chromosome 6, Sorghum_bicolor_NCBIv3, whole genome shotgun sequence genome contains the following window.
AACAGCACACATACCTGCAGTGGTACGACGAAGTGTCTGCCTCCAAGTTATCCGGTGCAATGTCAACTGCCTGACACATAGAGAGCATTCCAGTATTACTACCATTACTAGTATATGCTAAACAATCATGCATCCGGGCCATTATCTGTGTATTCATAGTGATAAAAAATGGTAGTCCAAGCAAACAAGAGTGCACAAATTGAAAAACAGTAGTCTATATACACACACAAGCCCAATTATGTCTAAAAAATTGGTTGCGTTAGGCCCACAAGGGATACAAATGGTCCACTAGACTTAGCATGGCTCCTGCTAATTAAGACCAATGAAAGCTAggatacaaaaaaaaaactctataaTCCAGAATATGGAATCCTTGCTGATTTCACATGATAGTTGCAAAGTTAAACAACAATCTACAGTGCTCTCAAATACCATGTCATCTTTAACTACCGGCATAGTTTGGGCATGCTTTGACCTGAATCTTCAGCTGCCAAGTTCCGGGACCCCCATTGGCACAACCTAACAAACTATAGGGACTCACAATGGACTTCTCTTCAACAGAAATAACCAGATTCTAGTGGCCTACGGAACAAGAACTGCTGCAGAATAAGCATGCTACTGTTGTCTTTGAATAAGAGAATGGAACTCAGTTCAAACTTGAAACTTAAAAGGTGCCAAATTATATCCATGAAATTAGATAACTACGAATGGCATTCACATACATGAAAGAACATGCAGTTttgaatttgatacttaagtatATGGTGCTCAACTTAAGTTAGAAGGTATAAAGCTATACAGTATTTCTGAAATAGATGCATCTGCATGCTAAGTAAATATAAAATGTATGCAGGTATACCATCTGAACGTCGTGGGGATCTAGGTAGAGGGCCCTATCATCCTGTACGCCAGCAATGTATGTTGACGTCCCAGGTTTTCCACCTAAAATGCCCAAGCTTTGTGGGAACGTAAACGTCTCCTTTAGTAATGGGATGTACCTGATAGAAAGGAAACAGAtactaattaattacatatcaaTACATCAACAGAAACATCAATTACTAGACGGTATCTTTATTCATTGCCATTATGGCTACATGGATTTAAGATTGGTTTGTATTTTTAGAATAACCATCTATATAATAACCCATCATGTTGGACTATAATATCACAATATTAGccatttttacaaaataggtcCCAGGCCACGTCACTGTCCTTAAGTTTTGTAGTGTATAGGTAGGAAAGCCTAACATAGGATGACTCTTAAATTCAGATAGCCTAGCATGGATCCTTATGCAGCCCCCAAAGCATGGAAATTTAGCTGATTACCTTGGATTAATTTTGTCGAGGCCAAGAACCAGAGGAACTAACAAAAGAATAGGTGACCATGTAGATTGTTCTTTGTtgaaatcagagcaaagctgaGCAGCAACATCGATGCAAACAACTGGAGCTCCACCTCTTTCACCATCTTCATCACCCGAAACCACATAAAGAATCATAGGGAAATTTTCCTTCCCATTGACAGCACCAGCTTGCTCTCTATTTGTGCGGATAAGGGTCTGCCATGCCCGGCACATAGCATATGGACCCACCCATGATCCAGCAGCCAGACCATAATTCCTTCCAGCTTGAAGTAAATTGTGAATAGAGAAAGCACAAGCTTCAGAATCACCAAATAGGTGTAAGACCCCTATATAATCTGGGTTGTATGGCTGCATATGAACATTTGGTTATTATAAGCAACCCTACATTAAGAATTAAAGGAGCTCCATGACCTACTAACTCAGCAGAAGTTCCTCATTTTTCTTTGCATAGGTGAACCTCTAATCCAGACCAGAATAATCAATTCATATATCTCTCACCTTCTCCGggggctttctccaagatcttccAAGATGGTGAAAAATCAGTGCCTGCAAATTTTTGCCAGATAGCTTTGTCTGTTACAGCTTACAATTGCAGTGGCAGTCAATGAAGGGACACTTTGAAAGGGACAAAGTTTACCTGAGCAACCAGCATCTGACTGCTTCTAACCATGCATCCCCAGTTCACATCACTAGTCAGCTTGGAATCAGATATTGCATCAAAGCCTGGGACAATAAACATGTCAATATCTAGCCACCTGTGTACACGAAATTAAGTTTTCACCACAAACGTAGTCCTGCAAAGCCTAACCTTTCCGGTAGGTGATCCATATCTTGGAAGAGAAATCTTCCAGAAACGCAGCATGGCCGTCGCCAGACTCCTCTTCCTCAGGTGACACCTTGTAGCATTTACCAAGGAACCACACATCACTGGAGGTCAGAACCTTGGCGCAGCCCAGAAGACGCCACATCGAGCTGCTGCCTACGAACCTCCTCAGAATCCTAGACCAAGCATAGGACCCTGAGGACGACTTTGTCGATATGGCGTCGCacgccggcgacgacgacgacgagtcctgctcctgctgctggccCTCGAATAAGGCAAAAGGGGGCGTGAAGACGCCGGACAGGATGGAGGCCTTGGTCTGCCTGGAGCCGCTGTCTTCCTTGTGATCGGAGCCGAAGGAGGAAGAGGCAACGGAAGCAActgggacggcggcggcggcggcgtcctccTCCTCACGTGGTGAATCTGGTGGAGGTACAGGTGCTTCTTCCCTCTCAGGCATCACCTAACCTAACgcacatgtgtttgaagaacACCCACGATGTCTAGCAAAGCTTGCTTACCCTGCGGCGATCCAGTCCTCGGCGAGATGAGGTCGGCCTAGGGCGCGCAAGTGGCGAGGGATCGGGGGCGCACGGCTGAAGAGGAGGGGAagaggaggggaggggaggggaggtggCGTGGCggagtcggagtcggagtcggagGCGGAAGAGAggaggagcaagggagagggggACGGAGACGTACGCCGGGCGTGGGGCGCGCAAGCGGGGAAGGATCGGGGCGCACGCCTGGAGGGGATGGGGGTGGGAGGGGAAGAGGAGGGGGAGGTGGCGTGGCGGAGTCGGAGTCGGAGGCGGAAGAGAGGAGGGAGCCAGCCAGGGACAGGGAGAGAGGGGGACGGACGGAGACGTACGGGCGTATCGAGCTGGGCTTTCCAAAGTCCAGAGGAATTTCCATAGTTGGTGGGCTTGTCGCATGGTATGGGCCCTCTTTAGGGCCCACGTGTCATGGGTATCCCTCGGAGTGCGACCGCGACCGGACCGCGAGTGGTGGATGCATTATATGCGTGCGAGTGCCGAGTTTGCACGGGCACGTCAACACAACCCTGTGCCGCCGTTTGGGCCCGTTGTTTTTACACAAAATGTGAAGTGATTGGCACGTATATATGATTAATTTCTCAAAATTCATGCGAATTTTATACGATGTGACGTGACCAGTTACGTCAACGCTCGCTTCGCGGTTGCCGGGGTTGGGCAGCTGAGCTGATTGCACGGCACGACGCTGCTTCGAGCCGTGGCTTCCACGCCCAAGCAACAAAAGAGATGCATGGGGATGGAAAGGTATTTCAAACAGGAGTAACAAGAAGTAGAGTAGTGGACTTgtactcttcttcttcctccaccTTGTCCAGGATTGGCTACTACCTACTACCCCGTTTTCCATCCTTGACCTTCCCAGACGGCGGAGCGGAAGCCAGCAGAGAACGCATCTGGCCCATCAGATGGTTTTGCAGTATGGGCCTGACTCGTGCAATTGCCCAAGCTTGTCTACTCCTAGTGCAAGTGCAACACACCTCTGCCTTGCCTGATGAAACTATCCCAGCAAGTCCTAGAAAAAAATGAAGCCAAtcctaaaaaaaaaaattatcctGGATGCTTCTAAATTGAGTTCATCTAAAAATAGGAGGTAGTTAATATTAAAATCATTTTTGAAACAAATAAATACTAGTAAAATCATTGAAAGAACATGCAAGCGAGCAATCAAACCTTGCGTTATTCCCGCGATCTGAAGGAACTTGCAAGGCAATATGGCAGCTGGGTGCATGCATACATCCGGATCCGGCCGGGCTTGTTGTCATGTGCCACAGTACCAGTCCAGCTCAAACCAAGCATGCTGCTGAAGTGCTGAGTAGTTGGAGTATTGTCTTTTCCATGGCAGAGCAGACAACAAGAGCAAGAGTTGAAAGCCGCCATCATCGTCATATAGTACTGGTCAATGAACTATCTACTACTACCAGCTACTGCTAGACGGCTAGACGCGTACAATTGGCAacacttcctttttttttttttgtctcacAAGATTTACCAATCACGGCTCGTAGTAGAAaatcaccatcaccatcacaaTCACATGTGTGATGCAGACTGGCAGGCATGCATAATTGATGATCCAGAGCTGCTGCCAagctggggccggccggccgaggACAGCATGGCTCCTCATCACTAGTATTTGCCATGACCTTTTCTCTCCATATATGTCACACTTGTTGTGGTTTGGTCGCCAAGGAGAGGGGAAAGTGCCGTCGTCTCTGACCCTCTGaatctctccctctccctctgcaACGCATCAAGAAAAGGAACTGCAGCCAGCGATCGAGGAacacaagcaccggcggcaaacATGGTTCACGGGAAGCTGGAGGTCCTCCTCGTCTCCGCCAAGGGCCTCGAGGACACCGATTTCCTCAGTAAACACTCTTTAATCTTCTTCCGAATCCTCTTCTTCTCCGCCGGGTCGCAAAAGTTCCTCCCTTTCGTTCTTGGTTGTTCTTGGTGCTCTGCTCTGTGAGCCGTAAGCGTCACGCCTGATGTGGTCTCTTCGTTGCGTGTCGTATTCGTATATATGTGCTTTGTCACTGCCGGTTGAGGTAGATCTGCGAGCCACGCAGCATACACAGTAGATGCCATGGCTAACCGTGGTGTTCACAAGTCCACTGTTCAGTGATCATGCCTGCTTACGGCATGTTCATCGCTGATCTAGCTCCGTAGTTGTCACCGTGGGCCGGCAAACTGAAACAAGCTCTGGAGATTTTCATCTCTCACTATCCTGCCTGGATCGTCAAAAGCATTTGGATCAGTCTCATACTGATCGATGCGTGCGATCTTTGTTCTGATCTAAATCAATGTACTAGTAGTTTTGTATATATGCTGCATTGAAGAAAAGTTCGTATATGTTACTGTAGCAGTCTTTTTTATCCTTGTTGGTACTCGGTACTAACCCATGTATCTTTTTTATGCCTTTTCTTTGTGCAAATGCAAATGCTCGTCAGATAACATGGACCCCTTCGTGATCCTTACATGCCGCACACAGGAGCAGAAAAGCAGCGTCGCAAATGGTACGCATATATTAGGAGTGTACTTTTTTACCATCCATTCACAAGAATCCACATTTTTTTAATTGTGTTTGTGTATCTGCTATTGCTAGAGGACACCATCACTTGATATATGCAGTGATGCGGAAGATAACTCGATGCCAATCTCGCTGTCCAttttttcaggagcaggaagTGAGCCTGAATGGAACGAGACCTTCATCTTCACCGTCTCTGATGAAACCCCGCAGCTCCATCTCAAGATCATGGACAGCGATGTCACTAACGATGATTTTGTTGGTGAAGCAACGTAATTACCCTTATCCAACACACCATACCCTGCAATTTACTTCTGCACAGAATTATTGCCTCTCTCTTTCTGCACCGAGTTTGCCTCTCTCTGAACTTTCAGTTATACATGGTTTTGTCGCTCTAACTAAGCCTGACTAGCCTTTAATTTGTGCACCTGTTCTTCTGAACTGCTTTCGTTCAGCATCCCTCTGGAGGTTGTGTTTCAGGAAGGCAGCCTTCCTCCGGCAGTTCATCCGGTCGTCAAGGAGGAGAAATACTGCGGAGAGATCAAGCTTGCACTCACCTTCACTCCAGCAGAGGTATATTCACTAAATAAATGTGCCTTGCAACATCTTTGCCGCTGCAACAGTCAAGCCATGCTATCAGCCTGAACTATATCACAAACTCACAATGGACGCAATGCTACTCTTCTACAGGAAACTCGAAGCCCTGATGACAGCGTCTGGAGTTGATCTGCCTGGAATGCCCGCATCGAGCAAGATGATAATCTTCTGAAGAATTAGTATTATTTGTTATGCGTCCCTATATATGCTTTGTCATGAACTGAATGTTTGCATGTAATTCCCAGCATTGCGATAACTATTCATCAGAGTTGTTTGGTATGTGTAACTCACCGGGAATATATGCATGGCCTGCAGAACTATCATCATCTCTCAAACAAAGTTGTAGCTATGAAATGGGTTTACAACACTAACATTTCCAAACAGCAACATAATTACAGTCTCACATGTACAACAGCATTGGATCACCTAGACTTTAAATAACTGCCACCAATAATACTGTGTAACATGAGGACGAGAAAAACCAAATGCAACCATACGAGTCTGGAAATTGCAACCAGGTACCACAAGACTTTGGGAAAATACAGGACAAGCAACATGTCCGCGAGAGTTCAACGCTCCTTGGATCGATCAGCTTCTAGAGAGACACACGGATGAAGTACTGCTCATGATCAAGCAGGTGTTaatctcttttgcttaggccttCCTCTTGGTTTTGGTGTCATGCTGGCGCCTGGGGTCCCTGTTGCCGCTTTGCCTTTTGCCTTCTTACCTTTTGATTGACATGGAAACATAAATTATATTAGTTAGCAAGATTAGACTACAAAACATCAATTCCTGTTACTGAAGCTGAGTACTACAAAATACGTATTCACTCTGATAGTTTGAATATCAGCCTGTCTGTTTACACTCAATGATATGCCACATCTATTTTGTGTTTACACCTTGAGCCTGTTCGTTTGAgctttcagccatgacttttcagataATTGAACAAGCTTGCCTAAAATTGTCTCCAATAGACTTTTTAAAATGCTAAAAGATAAACATAAAGCAGCTTAATATTTTAGCGTGAAAAATCGTGTGAGCATAAACAACAAATGAATCAATTATACGAGTTTAGCTCTTCATAAAGTGCTATCTATTTGTTTTTCATCGTTCTCTTTCCTTTCTACTGTATAAAATATGTTATAAGTTAGCTCTTCTACTAAGTATGTATTTTGCTTTTCCCATGCATTTGAAAAAAAAGACTTTCAATAACAATTGCTGATGTCAACATCATCTCGTGCACTATGAATCTGTCACGCCCGAGGGTTGCGCAGGGGAGACCAATTATCGCCAATGCTTTGCGTGCTTGCAATGGACGTACTCAATCGTTTTCTGGCTTGGGTGGAGCAGAGTGGCTTCCTGACCCCGGTCGTTGGACTCACGGGGCCTAGGGTTAACCTTTACGCGGATGACGTAGTGCTCTTCGTTGTGCCCACAGAGAGCGATCTGTTAGCTATTAAAGCAGCACTGGGGATTTTCGGCTTGGCATCCGATCTGTTCTCCAATCTTGACAAGAGTGTCGTCACCCCAATGCATTGCTCCAACTAGGATGTTCAGCGAATTCAGAGCTTGTTGGCTTGCCGAGTGGAGGGGTTCCCCACCCGC
Protein-coding sequences here:
- the LOC110436280 gene encoding cysteine protease ATG4B-like is translated as MPEREEAPVPPPDSPREEEDAAAAAVPVASVASSSFGSDHKEDSGSRQTKASILSGVFTPPFALFEGQQQEQDSSSSSPACDAISTKSSSGSYAWSRILRRFVGSSSMWRLLGCAKVLTSSDVWFLGKCYKVSPEEEESGDGHAAFLEDFSSKIWITYRKGFDAISDSKLTSDVNWGCMVRSSQMLVAQALIFHHLGRSWRKPPEKPYNPDYIGVLHLFGDSEACAFSIHNLLQAGRNYGLAAGSWVGPYAMCRAWQTLIRTNREQAGAVNGKENFPMILYVVSGDEDGERGGAPVVCIDVAAQLCSDFNKEQSTWSPILLLVPLVLGLDKINPRYIPLLKETFTFPQSLGILGGKPGTSTYIAGVQDDRALYLDPHDVQMAVDIAPDNLEADTSSYHCSVVRDLALEQIDPSLAIGFYCRDKDDFDDFCSRASELAEKANGAPLFTVVQSIEPLKQMYKQDDGLGCSGSSMGNDDDLDGSGEAEEWQIL
- the LOC8085887 gene encoding C2 domain-containing protein At1g63220; translated protein: MVHGKLEVLLVSAKGLEDTDFLNNMDPFVILTCRTQEQKSSVANGAGSEPEWNETFIFTVSDETPQLHLKIMDSDVTNDDFVGEATIPLEVVFQEGSLPPAVHPVVKEEKYCGEIKLALTFTPAEETRSPDDSVWS